A genomic window from Cucumis melo cultivar AY chromosome 8, USDA_Cmelo_AY_1.0, whole genome shotgun sequence includes:
- the LOC103485057 gene encoding pentatricopeptide repeat-containing protein At5g66520 produces MFTLKAESPLQSTWTLLENCSNMKQLKQIQAQMIKTAILSEPKLATKFLTLCTSPHVGDLLYAQRVFNGITSPNTVMWNAIIRAYSNSKEPELAFLLYQQMLSSSVPHNSYTFPFLLKACRNLSALGEALQVHGLVIKLGFGSDVFALNALLHVYALCGEIRYARQMFDNIPERDAVSWNIMIDGYIKSGDVKTAYGIFLDMPSKNVVSWTSLISGLVEAGLSVKALSLCYEMQNAGFELDGVAIACLLTACANLGALDQGRWLHFYVLNNGVDVDRVIGCALVNMYVKCGDMEEALRVFGKLKGDQKDVCIWTAMIDGFAIHGRGMEALEWFDLMRREGIRPNSITFTAVLRACSYGGLVEEGKELFKSMKCLYNLSPSIEHYGCMVDLLGRSGRLNEAKELIKNMPMKPNAVIWGAFLKACWIHRDFLVGSQIGAHLVEVDSDHSGRYIQLATILAAQGKWKEAAVVRLKMKNLGVPISPGKSSITLNGIVHEFLAGHQDHPQMEQIHLKLKQIAERLRQDEGYEPATKDLLLDLENEDKETAIAQHSEKLAIAFGLINTKPGTTIRVVKNLRICRDCHTVAKLVSQIYCREIIMRDRVRFHHFRDGSCSCKDYW; encoded by the exons ATGTTCACTCTAAAAGCAGAGTCTCCATTACAATCAACATGGACTCTGCTCGAGAACTGCTCAAACATGAAGCAATTGAAACAAATTCAAGCTCAAATGATCAAAACAGCAATCCTCTCAGAACCCAAATTAGCTACAAAATTTCTAACCCTCTGCACTTCACCCCATGTCGGCGATTTGCTTTACGCTCAAAGGGTATTCAATGGAATCACCAGTCCTAACACTGTCATGTGGAACGCCATTATAAGAGCCTATTCTAACAGTAAAGAACCAGAATTAGCATTTCTCTTGTATCAGCAAATGCTTTCTTCCTCGGTACCGCACAATTCCTATACCTTCCCTTTCTTGCTTAAAGCTTGTCGTAATTTGTCGGCCTTGGGTGAGGCACTTCAAGTTCATGGACTGGTTATCAAACTGGGATTTGGGTCGGATGTTTTTGCATTGAATGCTCTGCTTCATGTTTATGCTTTGTGTGGTGAGATTCGTTATGCACGCCAAATGTTTGATAATATTCCTGAAAGAGATGCTGTTTCTTGGAACATAATGATTGATGGGTATATCAAATCTGGGGATGTAAAAACGGCTTATGGGATTTTCTTGGACATGCCATCGAAAAATGTGGTTTCGTGGACGTCTTTGATTTCGGGGCTTGTTGAGGCAGGACTGAGCGTAAAAGCTTTGAGTCTTTGTTATGAGATGCAGAATGCAGGATTTGAACTTGATGGTGTTGCTATTGCGTGTTTGCTCACTGCTTGTGCGAATCTTGGAGCGTTGGATCAAGGAAGATGGCTCCATTTCTATGTGCTCAACAATGGAGTCGATGTTGATCGAGTAATTGGCTGTGCTCTTGTCAATATGTACGTAAAATGTGGGGATATGGAAGAAGCCTTGCGTGTGTTTGGGAAACTGAAGGGTGATCAGAAAGATGTGTGTATTTGGACGGCTATGATTGATGGCTTTGCCATTCATGGGCGTGGAATGGAAGCTCTGGAATGGTTCGACCTAATGCGAAGAGAAGGAATAAGGCCAAATTCCATCACTTTCACTGCAGTTCTAAGGGCTTGTAGCTATGGGGGACTGGTTGAAGAAGGAAAGGAGTTATTCAAGAGCATGAAATGTCTCTATAACTTGAGTCCATCTATTGAGCATTATGGGTGTATGGTTGATCTTTTGGGTCGATCTGGGCGGCTGAATGAAGCGAAAGAGTTGATCAAGAATATGCCCATGAAACCTAATGCTGTAATATGGGGAGCTTTTCTGAAG GCCTGTTGGATTCATAGAGATTTTCTGGTGGGTAGCCAAATCGGAGCTCACCTGGTGGAAGTCGATTCAGATCACAGCGGGCGGTACATTCAGTTGGCTACAATTTTAGCTGCACAAGGTAAATGGAAAGAAGCAGCCGTAGTGAGGTTGAAGATGAAGAATCTGGGAGTCCCAATTTCCCCAGGAAAGAGTTCAATAACTTTGAATGGCATTGTTCATGAATTCCTTGCTGGACATCAAGATCATCCACAGATGGAGCAGATTCATTTGAAACTGAAACAGATTGCAGAGAGACTACGACAAGACGAAGG TTATGAACCTGCAACTAAAGATTTGTTGCTTGATCTTGAGAATGAGGATAAAGAGACTGCAATAGCGCAACACAGTGAGAAGTTAGCTATTGCTTTTGGATTGATCAATACAAAACCAGGTACGACAATTCGGGTTGTTAAGAATCTTAGAATCTGTAGAGATTGTCATACTGTAGCAAAGCTCGTATCTCAAATCTATTGTAGAGAGATTATAATGCGTGATAGAGTTCGATTCCATCATTTTAGAGATGGGAGTTGTTCTTGCAAAGATTATTGGTAG
- the LOC103485056 gene encoding syntaxin-112: MNDLMTKSFLSYVELKKQAQRDAVGSGGDGFDIESGGQELNPTEEQNLSLFFEKVDEIKTQMEETTNLLVDIQKLNQEAKSTHNAKILRGLRDRIDSDMVSILRRARILKEKLASLDQSNSANRLISVAYGEGTIVDRTRTSITNGLRVKLRGMMNEFQELREKVVADHKEDLRRRYFSANGEQPSEEQVEKIMSGSLKLEMLGGKLSETESEDRVRHESVMDIQRSLNKLHQVFLDMAILVESEGEKIEDIEENVAKAGKFVNGGTRSLYYAKQMKRKNKKWVYWVWAIIFVILLVCIVSMLVC, translated from the coding sequence ATGAACGATTTGATGACGAAATCGTTCTTAAGTTATGTAGAATTGAAGAAACAGGCGCAGAGGGACGCTGTAGGCAGTGGCGGCGACGGCTTCGACATTGAATCCGGTGGCCAAGAACTCAATCCGACGGAAGAACAGAACCTGTCTCTGTTTTTTGAAAAAGTCGATGAAATCAAGACCCAAATGGAAGAGACAACCAATCTCTTAGTTGACATTCAGAAACTAAATCAAGAAGCCAAATCAACCCACAACGCCAAAATCCTCCGTGGATTAAGAGACAGAATCGACTCCGATATGGTTTCAATCCTCCGCAGAGCAAGAATCCTCAAAGAAAAATTGGCGTCTCTCGACCAATCCAACTCGGCCAACCGCCTGATCTCCGTCGCATATGGCGAAGGAACCATCGTAGACAGGACAAGAACTTCAATCACGAACGGATTGAGAGTGAAATTGAGAGGAATGATGAACGAATTTCAGGAGTTGAGAGAAAAAGTTGTGGCGGATCATAAGGAAGATCTGAGAAGAAGGTATTTTAGTGCAAATGGGGAACAACCCAGTGAAGAGCAAGTGGAGAAGATCATGTCTGGGAGTTTGAAATTGGAAATGTTAGGAGGGAAATTGAGTGAGACCGAGTCAGAGGACCGAGTCAGGCACGAGTCAGTGATGGATATACAGAGGAGTTTGAATAAGCTTCATCAGGTGTTTTTGGATATGGCGATTTTGGTTGAGAGTGAAGGGGAAAAGATTGAGGATATTGAAGAGAATGTGGCGAAAGCTGGGAAGTTCGTCAATGGCGGAACTCGAAGCCTTTATTATGCGAAGCAGATGAAGAGGAAGAACAAGAAATGGGTGTATTGGGTTTGGGCTATCATTTTTGTTATATTGCTTGTTTGCATTGTTTCAATGTTggtttgttga
- the LOC103485055 gene encoding uncharacterized protein LOC103485055, which produces MEAPVRAFRPCVLNRGFFSKTIPQSRLVSFPESNRSAIFRQSSTYFHFSPSRKYFGSKISLSLNLSHCSSSSFGSSASSLGSIPSNFLSSLPSLQSFGSQLASDYLSSFLSESNGSDWTWNRASESAIGNNVGILQGEKGAATVVLLGWLGAKTKHLRRYVEWYNARGINALTFIVDPREFLWFALSRKVEQRISDLAVELISWLSEGEESDKDRSLIFHTFSNTGWFIYGAILEILQGRKDLLEKIKGCIVDSGGGDPLNPQVWAAGFSAAILKKNSSSASPMVNGEEIDKKPLLLETIFLSSLEKFFSVALKLPDVDKRLNNIVSVLTENQPSYPELYLYSSGDKVVPYKSIELLIEKRMKTGRKIFSYNFGMSPHVDHYRTYPDIYSSQLHKFLIESFSS; this is translated from the exons ATGGAGGCTCCAGTTAGGGCATTTCGCCCCTGCGTTCTTAATCGCGGCTTCTTCTCAAAAACAATTCCTCAATCTCGCCTCGTTTCATTTCCTGAATCTAATCGGAGCGCGATTTTCCGGCAATCTTCAACCTATTTCCACTTTTCTCCTTCTCGCAAGTACTTCGGTTCCAAAATTTCACTCTCACTTAATCTTTCTCACTGCTCCTCCTCGTCCTTTGGATCTTCCGCATCTTCTCTTGGTTCCATCCcttctaattttctttcttctttaccCTCATTACAATCTTTCGGCTCTCAACTTGCATCTGATTACTTAAGTTCATTTCTATCCGAGTCAAACGGCAGTGACTGGACTTGGAATCGAGCTTCAGAGAGTGCAATTGGAAACAACGTAGGGATTTTGCAGGGCGAAAAGGGGGCGGCGACCGTTGTTTTGTTAGGTTGGCTTGGGGCAAAGACTAAGCATCTGAGGAGGTATGTGGAGTGGTACAATGCGAGGGGTATCAACGCTTTGACGTTTATTGTAGATCCGAGAGAGTTTCTTTGGTTCGCTTTGAGTCGGAAAGTTGAGCAGCGGATTTCGGATTTGGCGGTTGAACTAATTTCCTGGTTGTCGGAAGGGGAAGAGAGTGATAAAGATCGATCCCTGATTTTTCATACTTTTAGCAACACGGGCTGGTTTAT ATACGGAGCGATTCTTGAAATTTTGCAGGGGCGGAAAGATTTGTTAGAGAAGATTAAAGGGTGCATCGTTGATTCTGGAGGAGGCGATCCGTTGAATCCGCAG GTTTGGGCAGCTGGATTTTCTGCAGCCATCCTCAAGAAAAATAGTTCTTCTGCATCTCCAATGGTAAATGGAGAGGAAATAGACAAGAAACCTCTTCTCTTGGAAACCATTTTCCTATCATCATTAGAGAAGTTCTTCTCGGTTGCATTGAAGTTGCCAGATGTTGATAA GAGATTGAACAACATTGTTTCAGTTCTTACAGAGAATCAACCTTCATATCCTGAGCTTTACCTGTACAGTTCAGGAGATAAAGTTGTACCTTACAAGTCAATCGAGTTACTTATCGAAAAGAGGATGAAGACAGGAAGGAAGATTTTTTCGTACAACTTCGGCATGTCACCGCATGTTGACCATTACAGGACGTACCCTGATATATACTCATCACAGCTTCACAAATTCTTGATAGAATCTTTTTCTTCATAG
- the LOC103485060 gene encoding uncharacterized protein LOC103485060, with protein sequence MSPALNLMKQRKDGYEPSDTETEWQESPWNDPNEKKLVLDYNNRRTDSAVSKKFSMAANVSPPGLRRNGGQTPRRPAKDDSVLVMLQRNISPLSRAERRRHESPFKASGEEIGSSSMRSRKEEKFTYSHGSNKTSQKPSHSRRSVTAPRLRMRDEHMIAANDLSQRRERAAPTLKVSSILQQPKEISHVKSPSIGEMNEMIADGRINRGLAFNDPVVESTGSISPGDIFFSRDGLPVGMNNNVTAKRNAFKNYISPKPTFVTKKNDDTYNQVVVNANGREVSSTGGGLSTTTNSSAAVSRENSSRISMENSKISDVSGRTSESTKRFIANRRKKKNDIWFSCMRNGTCRTTKSPEKRPFDEATYIEKANVVEYLKPFWADQHRPVSLNGFTFHKHEAQLLKQLVSQDSFPHILFKGPRGSGKRVLMMALLREIYGDSCWNVSHDLRRFQIQERKLTQVFVPLTSSAHHVELNLSSESNAKYALLGLAKEIGSEYSINVEARNVNPKAIFKVVVLIDVDKAAEDIQHLLRWIMDGYKDACKVVLCCEDDSGILESVISRCKVIKINPPVTHEIMDVLIKIAEKEEFDLPMNFASKIAAKAKQNLRRAIMALEACKAHNYPLSDDQPIPIGWEDAVVELAAHILEDPSNPRLHQVKEKIQKLLVDSVHPKLILQKLVEQFLKRIEMRSRRELYYWHAYYNKRLPIETGVGALPKLEEFVAKFMSMYRKSSTNFVYD encoded by the exons ATGAGTCCGGCTTTGAACTTAATGAAGCAGAGGAAGGATGGTTATGAGCCGTCTGATACTGAGACAGAATGGCAAGAAAGCCCCTGGAATGATCCTAATGAGAAGAAACTTGTACTAGATTACAATAATCGAAGAACTGATTCGGCAGTATCCAAGAAGTTCAGTATGGCGGCGAATGTTTCTCCTCCTGGTTTGCGGAGAAACGGTGGCCAAACCCCTCGCCGGCCAGCCAAAGACGACAGTGTTCTTGTTATGCTTCAGAGAAACATCAGCCCATTGTCAAGAGCAGAAAGAAGAAGACACGAGTCTCCTTTTAAAGCTTCGGGGGAGGAAATTGGAAGCTCTAGCATGAGGTCAAGAAAAGAGGAGAAGTTCACTTATTCTCATGGGAGTAACAAAACAAGTCAAAAACCAAGTCATAGTAGGAGATCGGTGACTGCTCCAAGGTTGAGGATGAGAGATGAACATATGATTGCTGCTAATGATTTATCTCAAAGGAGAGAGAGAGCAGCTCCAACCTTGAAGGTCAGCTCCATCCTGCAGCAACCAAAGGAGATTTCCCACGTGAAGTCTCCATCTATTGGTGAAATGAATGAGATGATTGCAGATGGAAGGATTAATAGAGGTTTGGCTTTTAATGACCCTGTGGTTGAAAGCACAGGGTCCATCTCGCCGGGGGATATATTCTTTTCTCGTGATGGTTTGCCTGTTGGGATGAATAACAATGTCACAGCAAAGAGAAATGCATTCAAGAACTATATAAGTCCAAAACCTACATTTGTGACTAAAAAGAATGATGATACTTATAATCAAGTGGTAGTAAATGCTAATGGTAGAGAGGTTTCTTCTACTGGAGGAGGTTTGTCAACGACCACAAACAGTAGTGCTGCTGTAAGTAGAGAAAATAGTAGTAGAATTAGCATGGAAAATAGTAAGATCAGTGATGTGAGTGGAAGAACAAGTGAAAGTACTAAAAGGTTTATAGCCAACAgacgaaagaagaagaatgatATATGGTTTTCTTGTATGAGGAATGGGACTTGCAGGACAACAAAATCGCCTGAAAAGCGACCATTCGATGAAGCTACATATATTGAAAAGGCAAACGTTGTTGAATACTTGAAACCCTTCTGGGCGGATCAGCATCGACCGGTTTCCTTAAATGGGTTCACTTTCCATAAGCATGAGGCCCAACTTCTCAAGCAGTTA gTTTCACAGGACAGTTTCCCCCACATTCTGTTCAAAGGTCCACGAGGATCTGGTAAAAGAGTGCTGATGATGGCTCTTCTGCGTGAGATATATGGTGATTCATGTTGGAAT GTTTCTCATGATTTGCGACGATTCCAGATTCAG GAAAGAAAACTGACGCAAGTCTTCGTTCCATTGACATCAAGTGCTCACCACGTGGAGCTAAATTTAAGCTCGGAATCAAATGCTAAATATGCTTTGCTGGGATTGGCTAAAGAAATAGGCAGTGAATATTCTATTAATGTGGAAGCAAGAAATGTCAATCCAAAGGCAATTTTCAAAG TGGTAGTCCTTATAGATGTAGACAAAGCCGCAGAGGATATTCAGCACTTGCTTAGGTGGATTATGGATGGCTATAAGGATGCTTGCAAAGTTGTACTCTGTTGTGAAGACGACTCGGGCATCCTTGAATCGGTGATAAGCCGCTGCAAAGTTATCAAAATTAACCCTCCTGTAACTCATGAA ATCATGGATGTCCTCATCAAAATAGCAGAGAAGGAGGAATTTGACTTACCAATGAACTTTGCTTCTAAGATTGCTGCTAAAGCAAAGCAAAACCTGAGAAGAGCAATCATGGCGCTAGAAGCATGCAAGGCACACAA TTATCCACTTTCTGATGACCAGCCAATCCCTATTGGATGGGAAGATGCCGTGGTAGAACTTGCGGCCCATATTCTCGAAGACCCATCGAATCCAAG ATTACAccaagtaaaagaaaaaattcagAAGCTTCTAGTTGATTCAGTTCATCCTAAACTAATTCTCCAG AAGCTTGTAGAACAATTTCTGAAAAGAATTGAGATGAGATCAAGAAGGGAACTTTATTATTGGCATGCTTACTAT AACAAGAGACTCCCAATTGAAACTGGAGTAGGTGCTTTACCCAAATTGGAAG AATTTGTGGCAAAGTTCATGAGCATGTACAGGAAAAGCTCCACCAACTTCGTCTATGATTGA
- the LOC103485061 gene encoding soluble inorganic pyrophosphatase 1 isoform X1, translating into MNDPMGKKNRVRVSREGGGRRRTANMENSAGGGSSSNMGFPRIRLNERILSSLSRRSVAAHPWHDLEIGPGAPTIFNCVVEIGKGSKVKYELDKASGLIKVDRVLYSSVVYPHNYGFIPRTICEDSDPMDVLVLMQEPVLPGSFLRARAIGLMPMIDQGERDDKIIAVCADDPEFRHYTDIKEIPPHRLAEIRRFFEDYKKNENKKVDVEDFLPAEAAVDAIKYSMDLYAAYIVESLRQ; encoded by the exons ATGAATGATCCCATGGGGAAGAAAAACAGAGTTCGTGTCTCTCGGGAAGGTGGAGGACGGAGAAGAACG GCGAATATGGAAAACAGTGCTGGAGGAGGAAGTTCTTCGAATATGGGGTTCCCTAGGATTCGGCTCAATGAAAGAATTCTTTCTTCCTTGTCTCGAAGATCTGTCGCTGCTCACCCTTGGCACGATTTGGAGATTG GACCCGGTGCACCGACGATTTTCAACTGT GTTGTAGAAATAGGCAAAGGCAGCAAGGTTAAATATGAGCTTGACAAGGCCAGCGGCCTTATAAAA GTCGACCGTGTACTTTACTCATCAGTTGTTTATCCACACAACTATGGTTTCATCCCACGTACAATTTGTGAAGATAGTGATCCTATGGATGTTTTGGTACTGATGCAG GAGCCTGTGCTACCAGGATCTTTCCTCCGAGCTCGTGCTATTGGATTGATGCCTATGATTGACCAA GGAGAAAGGGATGACAAAATCATAGCAGTATGTGCCGATGACCCTGAATTCCGCCATTATACAGACATCAAGGAGATTCCCCCACACCGTCTGGCTGAAATTCGCCGATTCTTCGAGGACT ACAAGAAGAACGAAAACAAGAAAGTCGATGTGGAAGACTTCCTGCCAGCAGAAGCTGCCGTTGATGCCATTAAGTACTCCAT GGACTTGTATGCTGCCTACATAGTTGAAAGCTTGAGGCagtaa
- the LOC103485061 gene encoding soluble inorganic pyrophosphatase isoform X2 — protein MENSAGGGSSSNMGFPRIRLNERILSSLSRRSVAAHPWHDLEIGPGAPTIFNCVVEIGKGSKVKYELDKASGLIKVDRVLYSSVVYPHNYGFIPRTICEDSDPMDVLVLMQEPVLPGSFLRARAIGLMPMIDQGERDDKIIAVCADDPEFRHYTDIKEIPPHRLAEIRRFFEDYKKNENKKVDVEDFLPAEAAVDAIKYSMDLYAAYIVESLRQ, from the exons ATGGAAAACAGTGCTGGAGGAGGAAGTTCTTCGAATATGGGGTTCCCTAGGATTCGGCTCAATGAAAGAATTCTTTCTTCCTTGTCTCGAAGATCTGTCGCTGCTCACCCTTGGCACGATTTGGAGATTG GACCCGGTGCACCGACGATTTTCAACTGT GTTGTAGAAATAGGCAAAGGCAGCAAGGTTAAATATGAGCTTGACAAGGCCAGCGGCCTTATAAAA GTCGACCGTGTACTTTACTCATCAGTTGTTTATCCACACAACTATGGTTTCATCCCACGTACAATTTGTGAAGATAGTGATCCTATGGATGTTTTGGTACTGATGCAG GAGCCTGTGCTACCAGGATCTTTCCTCCGAGCTCGTGCTATTGGATTGATGCCTATGATTGACCAA GGAGAAAGGGATGACAAAATCATAGCAGTATGTGCCGATGACCCTGAATTCCGCCATTATACAGACATCAAGGAGATTCCCCCACACCGTCTGGCTGAAATTCGCCGATTCTTCGAGGACT ACAAGAAGAACGAAAACAAGAAAGTCGATGTGGAAGACTTCCTGCCAGCAGAAGCTGCCGTTGATGCCATTAAGTACTCCAT GGACTTGTATGCTGCCTACATAGTTGAAAGCTTGAGGCagtaa